The proteins below are encoded in one region of Winogradskyella helgolandensis:
- the rfbC gene encoding dTDP-4-dehydrorhamnose 3,5-epimerase produces the protein MTIKETKLSGCFIIEPQVFEDKRGYFVESYNEKVFNKALGIDVVFVQDNESQSSKGVLRGLHYQLGVYAQAKLVRVIKGRVLDVVVDLRPNSVTFGEHFSVELSEQNKTQLFVPRGFGHGFIVLEDETIFSYKCDNYYHKASEAGIIYNDEDLNIDWQLPSADFILSDKDIILPKLKDAKL, from the coding sequence ATGACTATAAAAGAGACAAAGCTAAGCGGATGCTTTATTATAGAGCCTCAAGTTTTTGAAGATAAACGTGGTTATTTTGTTGAAAGTTATAATGAAAAGGTCTTTAATAAAGCTTTGGGTATAGATGTTGTATTTGTTCAGGATAATGAGTCACAATCCTCTAAAGGGGTTTTAAGAGGCTTGCACTATCAATTAGGCGTATATGCTCAAGCAAAATTAGTAAGAGTAATTAAAGGTAGGGTTTTAGATGTTGTTGTGGACTTAAGACCGAATTCTGTGACTTTTGGTGAGCACTTTTCTGTTGAACTTTCAGAACAAAATAAAACGCAATTATTTGTCCCTAGAGGCTTCGGACATGGTTTTATTGTTTTAGAAGATGAAACAATCTTTAGTTATAAATGCGATAATTATTACCATAAAGCATCTGAAGCCGGAATCATTTACAACGACGAAGATTTAAATATCGATTGGCAATTGCCTAGTGCTGATTTTATTCTTTCAGATAAAGATATTATACTTCCTAAATTAAAAGATGCTAAACTATGA
- a CDS encoding polysaccharide pyruvyl transferase family protein: MTKLKIGILTLPINNNYGGIIQLAALYNFIESNGFEAVWIDKRHPESVVKFWLKKIIEINPLYNIYDPKNFKTIKLFRKQVAPFFKEYLSVKTNTAYTSEYLKEVTKDLDCVIVGSDQVWRLEYIKENYPTYFLDFVSSKTKKIAYAASFGKDFWEGKTESISKIESLIQKFDLVSTREEDGLKICKESFNYEKAVHTLDPSFLPDVSFYEKMIKGIDFSHKIELFNYVLDASEKSTSIVDEISNRMNLKIDKIYLNASNSLNSPHLIENWLSHFYYSNFIITDSFHGLVFSIIFNKQFIIIGNKSRGLSRFNSLLKLLNLENRLIDIDQFKIEDIALLNEKIDYLEVNKKLNMQKEISKTYLLNAITN, translated from the coding sequence ATGACAAAATTAAAAATTGGAATTTTAACACTTCCTATAAACAATAATTACGGTGGAATTATTCAATTAGCTGCATTATATAATTTTATAGAGTCTAATGGATTTGAAGCTGTTTGGATAGACAAAAGACACCCTGAAAGCGTTGTTAAATTTTGGTTGAAAAAAATTATTGAAATCAATCCATTGTATAATATTTACGATCCTAAAAACTTTAAAACGATAAAGCTTTTTCGTAAACAGGTAGCCCCTTTTTTTAAAGAATATTTAAGTGTAAAAACTAATACTGCTTATACTTCTGAGTATTTAAAAGAAGTTACTAAGGATTTAGATTGCGTTATTGTTGGTAGTGATCAAGTTTGGAGGTTAGAATATATAAAAGAGAACTATCCTACTTATTTTTTGGATTTTGTTTCTTCAAAAACTAAAAAAATAGCATATGCTGCTTCATTTGGAAAGGATTTTTGGGAAGGAAAAACAGAGTCTATATCAAAAATTGAATCTTTAATTCAAAAATTTGACTTAGTATCAACTCGAGAAGAAGATGGTTTAAAAATTTGTAAAGAAAGCTTTAACTACGAAAAAGCTGTTCATACACTTGATCCTTCATTTTTACCAGATGTAAGCTTCTATGAAAAAATGATTAAGGGCATTGATTTCTCTCATAAAATTGAATTATTTAATTACGTTTTAGATGCTTCAGAAAAAAGCACTTCAATTGTGGATGAAATTTCTAATAGAATGAATCTAAAAATAGATAAGATTTATTTGAATGCTAGTAATTCATTAAACAGTCCTCATTTAATAGAAAACTGGCTATCTCATTTTTACTATTCCAATTTTATAATTACCGATTCTTTTCACGGTTTAGTATTTTCAATTATTTTTAATAAACAATTTATCATTATAGGAAATAAATCCCGAGGTTTAAGTCGATTTAATTCTCTTTTAAAATTACTTAATCTAGAAAATAGACTAATTGATATTGATCAATTCAAAATAGAAGATATTGCTCTTTTAAATGAAAAAATTGATTATTTAGAAGTAAATAAAAAACTCAATATGCAAAAAGAAATTTCTAAGACGTACCTCTTAAATGCAATAACCAATTAA